Within the Mumia flava genome, the region GCGCGGCGTACGGGTCGAGCTCAGATCCGCCCGCGCCAGGACCGGACCCGGCTGTCGACGCGCCGGGACTCGAGGTGCACCCGGATCACCGCGTACAGCGGCACCCAGACCGTGGGCGAGGCGAGGACGACGAGGCCCCACCACGGCGAGAGCGTCCCCGCGCTCGTCGAGCGCTGGGCCTCGCTCACGAGCAGCCCGATCGCCAGCACGGCACCGAGGCCCGGCAGGTATCCCCACAGCGCCGGCCGGAGCCGTCGGGTGATCCGGATCATCGCGACCGCCCCGGCGAAGCACGTGAACGCCACGACGGAGAGCAGCACGGCGCCGGTCGCGTAGCCGGAGCGGTCAGGGTGCTGGTCGACGACCACGTCGGTGGCCGCGACGCCGAGTGCGAGCGTGATGCCCACGGAGCCGACGACGGACGTGGCGGGGCCGAACGGGCCGTGCAGTCCCAGCACACTGCTCATGCGCTCCAGCGTCGCCGACCGGACCGCGTGCCGGTATCCGTTGTCCTACTCAGTTTCAACTAGTTGCGTGCCGAACACCGTTCTCGTCGTGCCGTCTCCCGCACGGTCGCCGACGGCCGGAGCCTCAGACCCGCACGTCCCCGTCCGGTGTCGCGAAGGTCGCCGCGACGATCCCGGGGATCCCGTTCGGGGCGACCCACTGGACGTCGACGTCCTCGAGGGCCTCGAGCACGGACTCGCCGAGATAGTCGGTCACGCGCCCGGGGTCGCCGGCGATCTCGAGCGAGACGAGCCCGGCCTGCGCCGGGCCGACGCGCGACGGGTGCTCGTCGGCGTCCACGTCCCACTGCACGACGAAGGGCAGCTGCGGGTCGGCCTGCGTACCCCGGACCCCGATCTGTCGCCACCGGAGGTTGAACCCGTCGGGGCGGCGACGGTTGCCCGGCACGGCGTGGCGGCCCATCCGCTTCTCCACCGGC harbors:
- a CDS encoding VOC family protein, with protein sequence MHLDHLSFAAGPDGLDATTARLADLLGVPWFDGGVHPRFGTLNRLFPLRGGQYVEVVAVLDHPASDKAPFGQAVRARSDMGGGWLGWVVRVDDMAPVEKRMGRHAVPGNRRRPDGFNLRWRQIGVRGTQADPQLPFVVQWDVDADEHPSRVGPAQAGLVSLEIAGDPGRVTDYLGESVLEALEDVDVQWVAPNGIPGIVAATFATPDGDVRV